Within Archangium lipolyticum, the genomic segment TTCTCCCTTTCGGGGACAGGTTGGATGAAGGTTTGATTGATCGCATCCTTCACATGAGGCCTGTTCCATCCCATGTTCTCAATCCGCGCGTGCCTGCGGTTCTATCGGGCGTTTGTAAGAAGATGTTGGAGAAGAGGCCCGAGGACCGCTATGGAAGCGTGGTTGAATTCTGCGATGCGCTAAATAAGGCATTAGCTGATGCCGAGCTTGATGCAAGCTGGGACGTACCGTTGTTTGACCCTGACGCATCCGGCGCCCGGCTAGTCCCATCATGGGTGGATGAATCCGACTCGCTGCGCTGGCTTCGACGGTGGATAGGAGAGAGCCCCCGGCGTGGAAGGAAGCCAGCGCAGGAGGTTGCCGCCGCTGTGAACCCGGCAGAGCAGGACGTGAAGCCCGAGGTGCAGCAGGTTGCAGCCGCCCGCGAGCCGGCAGCCGTTGCCGCGCCCGTTGCTCCCGCAGTTCTCGAGCCCGTAGGCCCTCCGGTTGCCGCTCCTCCTTTCGCTCGACCCTCCCGCATCCAACGTGGGGCACCTGCCCGGCCCCGGGTGCCCGCATGGCCCATGGGCTCTATCGTGGGGAGCTTGCTATGGCGGCCCCCTGTGGTGCTGGTGGCGGGGATTGCGGCGGTGTCTCTCGTGGTATGCGCCGTGGGCCTTGCTCGGAAGACAGCCCCCAGCACCGAAGGGAACGCCCCCTCTACGATGACCAACAACGCCGAGCCCCTACCCATGCCGTCCCCTCGGGAGGACGCGATGCGAGAAACCGGGCGCGTCCGCGAAGTGGCGCGGCCCGGCAACCCGCCGGAAGCTACAAAAGGCGCGGCGCCCATTGAGGCCACTACCCCCGCGCTCAAGGCTACCGCCATGTTTCGCAAGCCAGACACGACGAAAAAAGAAACGTCCAAGCTCCAGCCCCAAGGCGCGGAGATGGGCTCTCCCTTGAAGAACGCCGCCGCCGCTGCTGCCGCCGCCGCCTGTGCGCTGCTGGATGGCGGCTGTACGGGCAGCACGGCCCAAGTGCTCCCCACGCCCGCGCCCATTGCGTGCCCCGCCGGATGGCAGGAAACACACGACAGGTTCCGCTTCGGACGTGGGAACGTCGTGCTGCAAGGTTATGAGGGTGAGCCAGGAGAGACGGCCCCTGTGCGAGAGGGACCCGTTACCGTCTCGGTAGCGTACCTCGGAAAGCTGCCTAGGGGGGCCTTGCTTTCCGGGACATTGCAGCCAGGGGAAAACCGTGTCTTCGGCACCTTCACCCGGGCGCAGATTCCAGGCGGGGAAACCCAACCTGTTTGTCTGGTTATTGGCCTCGATGCACCGTCCACTGTGCCGGGTGGCCCGGACTGCCCTCCGGGGCTAGGGGCCTGCCCCGCGCATGAAAGCAGGCCGGGCAACGTGAAAATGTTTACCCGCTTTGAGGTGTACGGAAAGGGCACGTTCTAAGACGTGCCGCCCGGCAGGATTGGCGCGGTGTGCGGTTGGGCGCAGCCGAGCCTTTGATTTGAACAGGGGCCCGCCAGTTATCGAGCAGGGCCCCGCCTACTTTGTCGAGGTTGAATCCACGTGCTGCCCCCGTCTCCTGGCGCTCTCCTGGCGCTCGCCCTCATCGCTGGCACCACACAGGCCGTCGAGCTGTCCTCCGTTGCCCACTGCGCTGCTACGTCCCGCATTGACTTGGCGGCGGACTCCACGGCGCAGGCGTCCGAGGTGTGCGTGAGCCCGGACGAGACGACAACGTTTGTTTTTGACTCTCGCCTTGCGGTAGGGGCAGTGGAGTTTCAGCCAGAGGGCCGCCTCGCAGATTGGGCTCAAGGTAAGGAGAGCCTGAGCCTCCACGTCATTCCCAAGGGAGATTTTCTGCCGGGGGAGAGAGTCAGGGTAACGGTGCGCTTCGCGGATGGCGCGGCCCCGGCCAGTGCAACCTTCTGGCTGGTGGGCCATGCGGCAAGGGGGACGCGGCGCGTGGAGGTGTTCCGCGAGCCGCGCCCAGCGGGCGCGCTCAAGAGGGAGGCTGCCGAGGCACGGGCCGAAGCGCGCCAGTGTCAGGAGGACAAGGCTCGGCTTCTGGCCGAGCGCAAAGAGCCCGGCGGGCTCATGGGGGCCGCATGGATGGAGCGCGGAGGAGAGTTTCAGTCAAAACGCATTTGGGAGACCGTGAAGCAGCACCCGGCAAACGCACTCAGGACAGAGGACGCCCGAAGCTACAGCCACCTGGGAAGCGTGGCGATACGGCTGCAACTCGCAAACGCTGGAGCCGAGCCCTGGACGGTGGCGGGGGCTGTGTTGAAGGACTCGACGGGCGCGGAGGTGGAGTTTTCCGCGTGGCAAGAGTCGGCCATTGCTCCCGGTGCCCTCGGCTTTGTCGTGTTGGGCGTCGAGAGGGAGCAGGGGCAACTCGGCTGCCCCTGCACCCTCAAGCTATGGGAAGCGCAGGGGCCCCGCACTGTTACCCTCGGAAACGTCACGTTCCCGCCTGTGGAGCAAGCCCGGGCGCGTGAGTAGTGACGCCTCAGCTCCGGTAGATCGGTGGGCATCCGCTCCGGCATCTCGCGCATTACAAGTCGTCCGACACCTTCGGTGGCTATGTGAGAAAAAGCACGCAAGCGTGAATGCCGACGCTGGTGTCGCTAGAATCGGTGAATTTGCATGCAGCACACTGCACGCAATATCTCCAAGCGCGTGAATGCGTACGTTTTCCGGCTAATCATCATCCGGAACAACTCTGGTGATTGGGCCGTCCAATTCGAGTCGCGATTCAACAGTTGGAGGAAGGGACATTCCTTCAAGCGGACTCATGTCAGGGTGATGAAATACGCGGCGGTAGCTATTCGCGGCAATCGAATAATTGAAAGCCCTGGCCTGCTCCGGCGAGCCATCCCGAACGATTTCTCCGGCAGGTGCTTCTGCAGCCATGATGAGGGCATGTCGCATATCTAGCGGGAATCGGATTTCGTCGCACGTTCCGAAGCCTTCTCGGGAATAGGAGTCGTCCCGGTGTCCTGGCTTTGTCCATGCAACCACTGGCGAATCTGACGTAATTAGACATGGCTCGGAAAATTTAAGTATTTGCCACGCTCGGGCACTGGCTATTCGACCGAGTCCTGGAGTCATTCTTAGCATTTGTTGGATTGATTTATTCTGATGTGGAGTCACCTTGTACGTTTCGGTTGCAGAGAATTTCTTGAGCAGTCGTTCTATTTCCGCATCAGTGGGATCACGGCCAGTTGCGTCGCGAAAATGCTTCCGCAAAGCTTTTTTGGGCTGGTTTATCAAAATGAGTTTTGCAAATTGATCAGCCATGTGGTTGTATGTGTCCCGTTGATCCCGCCCGCGTAGCCATTGAAGTCCGACGAAAAACCCGATTATCTCGCGGGTTTCTGCTGATGGAGGGAACGGTTGTGCAATCAGTCCCTCAAGCGCTGCTCGCGATGCGCTTTCGATCTCGCTTAGGGTTTTCTCCAATTCAAGAGATGCTCCTGACCCCGTTTCAAGCTTGTAAAAGTACCTCTCAGACGCCACGTCTCTGACTGGGCATATGTATGTTCTGCCCGGAGATGTTCGTTCAACGACCCTGACTTGATCGCGGTTGTTGGCAAAGTGGCGCAAGTAGAACTGTGGGACGTAATGGTGCTTAATTGGATCAGTCATCCGAAACTCAAGGTCTGGCAATTTTCACTACTAAACCAGGGTTCATGATTCTAGATCACCCCCTGGCCTCGGAGGTTCTCCCTCCGAGGTACATCCCAGCAGACAGGGGTGCTCCCCGTTCGAGAGTGGACGCCGCGCTCGACCTCCTCTAGGTTCAGTTCACTCCCGCCCGGGTCATGGCCGGAAAGAAGTCCAGCGTCTGCCGCCGCTCCCCGTCGGCTCGGCATCCGGGGAAATCTGATCCTCAATGATGGCGAGGATGTCTCGGTAGAACCGGCCGGTGGAGTGGCCGCTGAACCACAGGCCAAAGAGCGGGAGGGCGAAGAGCCAGAGGGCGGGCAGCGCCTAGACGCGCAAGAAACGGGGAGTATCAGGATGAGGGGCATGGAAGACGGAGGGCAGGCGAGCGGGCAGACCCTATCGCGTGGGATGGGCCCAAGGGGAGCCCCCGCCGGGCTGTGAAGGAGCGCCCACGACAGATTCATCCGAGCTGTGAATCAGGCCGCTGGAAGCCACCCAGAGCCCGATAGTGGCACAGTGGGGACCTTGGGCCGATGAAGCTACCAGGGCTCGGTGGTAGCAGGCCAAGTCATCAGAGGCAGAAGATGGATTCGGGTTTTGAGGGCTCGCAACTCTCGCCCGGCGCGGAGGGCAAGGGGACCAAAAAAGGACCAAGCCGAACGGACGCGCCTGGACTCGCCCGGACAGATGGGCGCCCCATTTCAGAGGGAAAACGGGGGGTGTGCCTCTGGTCCCGAGTGGAGGCGGATCCGCCCTTAGCGGCTTCGATTCCCGCCGCCTCCACTGGATGTAGCAAAGCCCAGGGCGCCATCAGGCGAGCCGGGGTTTTCTTTTTCGGTCGAGGTCGCGAGGGGCAGCCGGACGAACTGGCCGCGCTCGTGGCGCTGGACCTTGAGCTTCGCCACCTTGGCGCAGAAGGTCTCCCACGGGAACGTGGTGTAGAGGTCGATACGGTTCACCACGATCGGGCGGCAACGAGGCCTTCTGCCAGCGCGCCCCGACAGCGATGGACGAGCACACGAGGGGAGCGGCACACTGCAGCCGCATCTCGGGCCCGTGGAGGGCTCCCTGGGCGGTAGCAGTACCAGCGGGCACGCTCTCGCGGGCAGTGCCGGGTCAGGTGACCGCTTGCCCGTACCTGAAGGGTGCCGGATCCAGGCCGCTCGCGCCTTGATTGGTGTCCCCTGAAGATTTGCGGTACGAACACGCATGCGTATCGCAGTGACTGGCACGCACCGAGTGGGAAAGTCGACGCTCATTGAATCGCTTGAGGACCGACTCGCGGAGTATCGGGTCGTCGACGAGCCGTACCTCCTACTCGAAGAGGAAGGTTACGAGTTCGCTTCTCCACCGTGCTTGGAAGACTTCCTCGAACAGCT encodes:
- a CDS encoding serine/threonine protein kinase; its protein translation is MFRHPEPGDVVGDYRLLKKLGEGSFGLVFKAERAGRFFAVKFLHDVALSARARREVAILAEMEHPCVVRFHGFDRWPVPIIGTPYIVMDFVDGLTLEDHASEHNPSARKAARFIFQIGLTLGEVHQRGVFHRDLKPPNIVIAGKAEVPVLIDFGVGWHVGAPVATDEGSLPGTLEFQAPEAFQRIGRYECRTGDELWALGVCFYWLLTDILPFGDRLDEGLIDRILHMRPVPSHVLNPRVPAVLSGVCKKMLEKRPEDRYGSVVEFCDALNKALADAELDASWDVPLFDPDASGARLVPSWVDESDSLRWLRRWIGESPRRGRKPAQEVAAAVNPAEQDVKPEVQQVAAAREPAAVAAPVAPAVLEPVGPPVAAPPFARPSRIQRGAPARPRVPAWPMGSIVGSLLWRPPVVLVAGIAAVSLVVCAVGLARKTAPSTEGNAPSTMTNNAEPLPMPSPREDAMRETGRVREVARPGNPPEATKGAAPIEATTPALKATAMFRKPDTTKKETSKLQPQGAEMGSPLKNAAAAAAAAACALLDGGCTGSTAQVLPTPAPIACPAGWQETHDRFRFGRGNVVLQGYEGEPGETAPVREGPVTVSVAYLGKLPRGALLSGTLQPGENRVFGTFTRAQIPGGETQPVCLVIGLDAPSTVPGGPDCPPGLGACPAHESRPGNVKMFTRFEVYGKGTF
- a CDS encoding DUF2381 family protein, with the protein product MLPPSPGALLALALIAGTTQAVELSSVAHCAATSRIDLAADSTAQASEVCVSPDETTTFVFDSRLAVGAVEFQPEGRLADWAQGKESLSLHVIPKGDFLPGERVRVTVRFADGAAPASATFWLVGHAARGTRRVEVFREPRPAGALKREAAEARAEARQCQEDKARLLAERKEPGGLMGAAWMERGGEFQSKRIWETVKQHPANALRTEDARSYSHLGSVAIRLQLANAGAEPWTVAGAVLKDSTGAEVEFSAWQESAIAPGALGFVVLGVEREQGQLGCPCTLKLWEAQGPRTVTLGNVTFPPVEQARARE
- a CDS encoding DUF4238 domain-containing protein; amino-acid sequence: MTDPIKHHYVPQFYLRHFANNRDQVRVVERTSPGRTYICPVRDVASERYFYKLETGSGASLELEKTLSEIESASRAALEGLIAQPFPPSAETREIIGFFVGLQWLRGRDQRDTYNHMADQFAKLILINQPKKALRKHFRDATGRDPTDAEIERLLKKFSATETYKVTPHQNKSIQQMLRMTPGLGRIASARAWQILKFSEPCLITSDSPVVAWTKPGHRDDSYSREGFGTCDEIRFPLDMRHALIMAAEAPAGEIVRDGSPEQARAFNYSIAANSYRRVFHHPDMSPLEGMSLPPTVESRLELDGPITRVVPDDD